Proteins encoded in a region of the Prochlorothrix hollandica PCC 9006 = CALU 1027 genome:
- the rpsU gene encoding 30S ribosomal protein S21, with protein sequence MTHVVLGENEHIESALRRFKREVSKAGIMGDMKKYRHFETPIEKRKRKEIARRNERRRMRNRKK encoded by the coding sequence ATGACCCACGTTGTTTTAGGCGAAAACGAACATATCGAGTCCGCATTGCGCCGCTTTAAGCGGGAGGTGTCCAAGGCGGGCATTATGGGGGACATGAAGAAGTATCGTCACTTTGAAACCCCCATTGAAAAGCGCAAGCGTAAGGAAATTGCCCGACGGAACGAACGGCGACGGATGCGCAACCGCAAAAAGTAA